The nucleotide sequence TCACTTTGGTTTATGTTTCTAAAAGGCATGTCCTATATGAATGCTTCTAGTAATGAATTTGAAGAAAGATCCATGTTGTTCCCTGTTACGTGATCACTTCTACTTACATTCACCTTTCACTGCCAGAGGAACGACCTTATCTTCGGTCCGTAAAGGATGGTCCACGTGCACAATCAGGTGGTGCACTCCTAGAGACGCGGCAGCCTCCAAAGAGATGTTGCTCACTTTAGTGACAGTCACAGTGCCTTCTGGGTTCAGAGCACGGTGTTCCTCAGGTGGATTCACCAGGACTTGCGAGGGGAAAAGAGATATTTGTGGAGCAGGCTTTCCCATCGCTGAGCAGGTAGCCCTGAGAACACCTTTGGAGCCAGGCATGGACTGGAGATCAACTTTTAATTCCGACACAGCTGTGGGGGCAGAAAATGAACACATGAAGTTAAATGTAAGCATATGTCATGATAGGTTCCCATTGTGTTAGTAGTGATTGGCTTCTGGACATTTTCTGTATGAAGCCACAGTGTTGAAATATATTCCTCTCACATACCTCTACTGACATTTCCAAAGCCTCACAATTTCATCTCCATTCAATAGACCCTGCAATTTAGCAGGAACTTTTGGTATCTCAACTTTTATTTCAACTGAAAATTACATCAGCTAAACTCTCAATGCTTTAAATGTGTGGCACCATGAGAAGAGAATGTGACTGTATTATGAATGTCTGTTTTGCAACGTGTAGCCGTGAAGACCGTGAGATTCTTTTCTCTTAGTCTTCACCTATCCGCACTCTCACTTATTGCCTTTGTTTTTTACTCTGCCCCCTCTTTTCCCAACCCTTCATAAAACATTCTGGAATCTCTACGAATTTTGCCCCCAGGATTGAAGTGTTCGTTGCACAGTATAAAGAAGTTAGAAAGGAGGACAGGAGACCTTACTCAATTCTTGGCCCAGTTCCTCACTGTTAcaataagctttctttaccatgtaTTTTCCTTCTATCGAATGAAGGATTTGCAATATCTGACCTCTGTGTCTTTTACTCTCCCACATTCTTTCTCCAGAATCCATGAGTGAAAGACTACATTTCCACCATTTTCTCTCCTCTAGAAAAAATACATACTTATTATGTTAAGGCAGATCTGTCCTCCCTTGCTCCCATGTGGAAACATATTAAACAGACATTTGTAGCAGGCTTCATCATCAAATGTCACTTCACGGATAGTGAGGAAGGAGGATTTTGGGTCAATACTCTCACAGTACAGTCGATCCAGGTATGGTGGAAGGATCTTTGCCCCATGTTTACTGCTGTAAGTGCCAATATTCTGTGGTAAAGAATCTTGGATCTTTTGCCAAGTAATTTGCAGAACATCTTCAGGAGTTGTCAGGTTGCAGAATAGGGTCGCATTTTTCCCCAGTACAGCAGTTTCATGATCATTGTGCTTTATCTTGTAAACTGAATCTGGAAAATAAACAGCTCATATTGAGAAAGAGAAATGAATTCTCACACCACTGTGGACTTACCTATACCATATCAATTCTCTGTGGGAATGTTAATGatcatttatttcttttcttccccaCTATAAAACCCCCAATATTTATTGCCACTGATTACTTTGCTTCTGAAACATTTCCAGCAAAAAATCTGAATAGAGAAATATTTAAGAGTTAATTGGAATACAAATCCTTCCACATATGACAATTATTGTTCACCAAAAGTCATTTAATAGATAATAATTAAGaatatgattaaataataaaaatgaaggaGTTACTGATAATGGGCATGATAAAATTATAAATAGAGAACGTAAGAATTTATACATAGTATCCAACAATTATGCAGGGTTCTTTATAAAGCTCATAGATGCCATCATATTTCTATGATATGATGTAAGACTGGAGATTGTTTAAATGTACAGTGATTGTTTCAATGTTGAGTGAGTGACTTACGTATTTCAGAAGACTGCAGTTTCATAGTTGGATGAAACTATATGCAATGAAGAATGAAATCAAATTAGGTTATCCCCTAATAAGAATTTAAAATGGCTAAGCTTCACAAATGCAACTAGTTAAGACTCACCCATTCGGAGCTTCTGCTGCCAGACAAGAAAATTAGGAAATAAGGTGAAGGAAACTGGGAGgtagagtcctgaaattagaattaggGTACTAGGATCTCtcctgaaccctcttgccctttttgtgatttccactcacaaagtgaACCAAGAAGCAACTAAGTTGCTCTAGGTTTGGCGAGCTGGGCTCCAGCTGAAAAGTTCCTCCCTCTCTTTCACCAGAAGTAGCGATTTCTCCAGGCTGATTCCCTAAAGGAGCCATAATCCCAGAAACAAGGAGTACCCAACACCAGTACCCATCCACTctgttagctgccttgagctcataggCTGGGGAGTGGAGGTGGCACATAGCCATAATTTGGAGTAGAAAGtaaaagcagaattttaccaGAGGCAGAccttggtgtgggagaaaataggcagataATCAGAGTCCAGGGCActaattcagttccagttggctgagaaggaaataacccccctgataagctggatttccccctctgggggtcagcgtgACAGCCTCCAAATCAGAGCACCCCACaaacataacatttttaaaagtaagaaTATATATTAATGGTAAAAACTCAAACCCAGCCTTTTTGCACATAGAAGGggccccttaacataaatcagcataagaagaagtCCATGCTAGGGAATGCCAGATTTAGCTACAGGGACTGTAAGGTTTTTTTTCCATAACAAAGACACACTGAAGCAAGTCTAAGCACCTAACAGAACACAGAACTAGAAGCCAGAGCCAGGGAGTCAATTAAATTTGATTTGATTCTAGTTggccagaaggaaaaaaaaattaaaatcctttGATCTACTAGGGCACCAACAGTCTAGATAGAACAATAAGCCCAGATTCCCTCTCAGTGATGCCACACACAGCAGGGAGGTCCTACTGGTCCTGGGGTCCTACACGGGACTATGGGAACACCCTGCGCCCCAGCCCCTGCTGTAGTGTTAcagacagcacaaggcaggtataccagtgaaTTCCAGTGCTCAGTACTGCTGTGGGAACTCATGTCTGGCCACTGATGCAACCTTGCCATCGAGAATAATCCCACTCTGCATCTGTAGAACCCTAGATGAGACAGGCACACCACCCTGctgccttgaggaagagttggaactcctctagCCTCATGGACAGgtcatcaagtctcagttatctccttacttaccacTCAATGGCTTCTTACTTTATTTGCacacccttctatctttcccactgcagtcagTCTACACGGGCtcaggtttgttttgctttttgtctctctttctttccttttccctctTCTCCTACTCTCTTTTCTATGATACACCACTACCGTCTTACAGGCCACTACCCTCCACCGAGGGCAAGTGAACCCAAATAGCAGGGGCTCTCCAGCCTGCCCTCGGTGGGAGTGCTgcccaccacacaaggcagctgcgaCAGCCCTCTATAGCACGCctcactgctgaggaaacctcaggtggacctctaaggtgatctcgccaACTCGGGCAATTCCGCCCTTaaccactgggtccctgcattaaaagcgcacaccaacctgccatcatGGGGCAGGGTTTAAATCCCTCTGGTGCCACTTtcaggcaatcagggatcagctatctctttattctttatttcttccttcactCTTTCTTCCCTCCTTACCATCACAACAAATCTTAGTGAGCACAGTTGAGTTTTCCcccattctttctctttcttctctttttctttctttcttctatcTTTCTTAGTTCTCttcactctctctgcttttacgattttctcctctccctcttggTCCTACCATATGCGACTGCTGGTTTCCACACCCCTACCCTCTGTCCACCCAGTGAGGAGAGCTACAGCCTGCCCACTAAGACAGTGCTTCACACAGCACGAGACAGTGTTACACATGGCCTGGCATGGGGTTCAGCTATCTATTTTTACACTTTTCTATCCTtcactttctttgtttctttttgttcttcattcactttttcttcttttcttttctaacttttctttttcttgccaAAGTCTCAGCAGTTTCACttctacttttttgttgttttctttttttactcttttcacttttaaaaaatctgtgctgtgtgtgtgtgtgtgtgtgtgtgtgtgtgtgtgtgtgtgaaagagagagagagagttagtttgCTTGATATTGTTGCTCCAGTCTTTGTTCTcatcttcctttcttttcctgttcctctcttcctctttcctttcacaagccaccagaggtctccaggccacactcctccacctagggcaactctgaaggcccaactgggagAACTCCTGCCCACATTTGTTGGCTTTACATACAGTTGGGGA is from Tenrec ecaudatus isolate mTenEca1 chromosome 2, mTenEca1.hap1, whole genome shotgun sequence and encodes:
- the LOC142440648 gene encoding OX-2 membrane glycoprotein-like encodes the protein MKLQSSEIHSVYKIKHNDHETAVLGKNATLFCNLTTPEDVLQITWQKIQDSLPQNIGTYSSKHGAKILPPYLDRLYCESIDPKSSFLTIREVTFDDEACYKCLFNMFPHGSKGGQICLNIITVSELKVDLQSMPGSKGVLRATCSAMGKPAPQISLFPSQVLVNPPEEHRALNPEGTVTVTKVSNISLEAAASLGVHHLIVHVDHPLRTEDKVVPLAVKGECK